Proteins encoded within one genomic window of Granulicella pectinivorans:
- a CDS encoding VWA domain-containing protein has protein sequence MRRVLIAITFGLTLPIMGQQIGQNKSSEGATTYTMSVKSQLVVETVTVKDKSGKPVTGLTAKDFAITEDGTPQTIKFAEFQELPGPVPMPSPAKGTEEVKIYRQLAKSQIATEAPGTTKYKDRRLLALYFDMSAMPPADQLRALLAAQKFIRTQMSSADQLAILRYAGGSVDVLADFTSDRNRLLSVVETLAVGEGQGQDEDPGDASNSDAGAAFGQDSSEFNIFNTDRQLSALQTAAKMLGSLNEKKSLIYFASGMRLNGMNNQAQLHATIDAAIRAGVSFWPIDARGLVAQAPLGDATKGSPGNAGMYSGAAAAAVSSNFQQSQDTLYALAGDTGGKALFDNNDLGRGIVNAQEAVTSYYIVGYYTTNTNPDGRFRKIKLTIADARADKVDYRQGYYAGKVFAKFTAVDKERQLEDALMLNDPITELTIAMEINYFQLNRAEYFVPIVVKIPGRELALAKKGGADHTVIDFIGEIKDNFGGTTVSNIYDKVDIKLSDATAQELAKRPVEYDTGFTLLPGKYTIKFLARDDETGRIGTYQSTFVIPNLNKEDKKIATSSVVLSSQLIASKDALFNASKDKDKAKQEAVDPLVQNGRKMIPSVTRVFSQGRNLYVYLQAYEQNVTTPTPLVAYVTFYQDGKKVFETKPIEATATVSGRLQIIPLDFTIGLDQVPPGKYDCQVTVVDPEGAKGAFWQGPLMVVP, from the coding sequence ATGAGACGCGTGCTGATAGCGATCACGTTTGGGTTGACACTGCCGATCATGGGGCAGCAGATCGGACAGAATAAGTCATCCGAAGGCGCGACCACCTACACGATGAGTGTGAAGTCCCAGCTCGTCGTCGAGACGGTAACGGTGAAGGACAAGAGCGGCAAGCCTGTGACCGGCTTGACGGCGAAGGACTTCGCGATCACCGAAGACGGCACACCGCAGACGATCAAGTTTGCGGAGTTCCAGGAACTTCCAGGACCCGTACCGATGCCTTCCCCTGCGAAGGGTACCGAGGAGGTCAAGATCTACCGGCAGCTCGCGAAGTCGCAGATCGCGACCGAAGCCCCGGGTACAACGAAATACAAGGACCGGCGGCTGCTGGCGTTGTATTTCGATATGTCGGCGATGCCTCCTGCAGATCAACTGCGGGCCTTGCTGGCCGCGCAGAAGTTCATCCGCACGCAAATGTCTAGTGCAGATCAACTGGCGATCCTGCGTTACGCAGGCGGATCGGTGGATGTACTCGCCGATTTCACCAGCGATCGGAACCGTCTGTTGAGCGTCGTCGAGACACTGGCTGTCGGCGAAGGCCAGGGACAGGACGAAGATCCCGGGGACGCAAGCAATTCCGATGCGGGTGCCGCGTTCGGACAGGACTCGAGCGAGTTCAACATCTTCAATACGGATAGGCAACTTTCCGCGTTACAGACTGCCGCCAAGATGCTTGGCAGCCTGAATGAGAAGAAGTCGCTCATCTATTTTGCAAGCGGTATGCGTCTGAACGGCATGAATAACCAGGCACAACTGCACGCCACTATCGACGCGGCTATTCGCGCTGGCGTCTCATTCTGGCCAATCGACGCGCGTGGCCTCGTGGCGCAGGCCCCCCTGGGCGATGCTACCAAGGGCTCGCCGGGGAACGCAGGCATGTACTCCGGCGCCGCCGCTGCCGCGGTGAGTTCGAACTTCCAACAGTCGCAGGACACGCTCTATGCGCTCGCAGGCGACACGGGCGGCAAGGCCCTGTTCGACAACAACGATCTCGGCCGTGGCATCGTGAACGCGCAGGAGGCTGTCACGAGCTACTACATCGTCGGCTACTACACCACGAACACAAATCCCGATGGACGCTTCCGCAAGATCAAGCTGACGATCGCCGATGCGCGTGCCGACAAGGTCGACTATCGCCAGGGATACTACGCGGGTAAGGTCTTCGCGAAGTTTACGGCGGTCGATAAGGAACGTCAGCTTGAAGATGCCCTGATGCTGAACGATCCCATCACCGAACTCACCATCGCGATGGAGATCAACTACTTTCAGTTGAATCGCGCCGAGTACTTCGTGCCCATCGTGGTGAAGATTCCGGGACGTGAACTGGCGTTGGCAAAGAAGGGTGGCGCTGATCATACGGTCATCGACTTCATCGGCGAGATCAAGGACAACTTCGGCGGCACGACGGTCTCGAATATCTACGACAAGGTGGATATCAAACTGAGCGATGCGACGGCGCAGGAACTCGCGAAGAGACCGGTCGAATACGACACAGGCTTCACGCTTCTTCCCGGCAAGTACACCATCAAGTTCCTTGCACGAGACGATGAAACGGGCCGCATCGGGACCTATCAGTCCACGTTTGTGATTCCCAACCTGAACAAGGAAGACAAGAAGATCGCGACGAGCTCAGTGGTCTTGAGCAGCCAGTTGATCGCTTCGAAGGATGCCTTGTTCAACGCCTCGAAGGACAAGGATAAGGCGAAGCAGGAGGCGGTCGACCCTCTGGTGCAGAACGGTCGGAAGATGATTCCGAGCGTGACGCGTGTGTTCAGCCAGGGTCGCAATCTGTATGTCTACCTGCAGGCCTACGAGCAGAACGTAACAACGCCCACCCCTCTGGTTGCCTACGTCACCTTCTATCAGGATGGCAAGAAGGTGTTCGAGACGAAGCCGATAGAGGCTACGGCCACGGTGAGCGGACGTCTGCAGATCATTCCTCTGGACTTCACGATCGGGCTCGATCAGGTGCCTCCGGGCAAGTACGACTGCCAGGTGACTGTGGTTGATCCTGAGGGAGCGAAGGGTGCATTCTGGCAGGGGCCGTTAATGGTCGTACCATAA
- a CDS encoding LacI family DNA-binding transcriptional regulator, whose amino-acid sequence MKSEPKRDPKRKIDIHYVAAHAGVSIATVSRALNRVPTVDPALAERVWKSVAELNYLPNTQARALVSGKSKLLGLIVSEITNPFFPELIQEFERVAVERGYEILIASTSHDPAKMEVVARRMLERKVDGVAIMTFGFGETFIERFAAIDIPSIFIDSPSKQPRSSTLSVDYREGLYEAVQHLAVLGHRKIGFITGPLHLVSAQARRTAFLDCLKSSGLPAEKSWIIEGDHTLDGGRDAMNKILALNHWPTAIMCSNDMTAIGVQHALFEAKLRVPEDFSLIGFDNIHLAEYTIPPLTTIRMSCKDLAQKAVRSLLSHLQPDGRPETEAVIPTRLIVRQTTGAPKASETTAKPAKKKAR is encoded by the coding sequence TTGAAATCCGAACCCAAGCGCGACCCCAAGCGCAAGATCGACATCCACTACGTAGCCGCACACGCCGGAGTCTCCATCGCCACCGTCTCACGGGCGCTCAACCGCGTCCCTACCGTAGATCCCGCCCTCGCCGAGCGCGTCTGGAAGTCCGTCGCCGAGCTCAACTACCTCCCCAACACCCAGGCCCGAGCCCTCGTCAGCGGCAAATCCAAGCTCCTCGGACTCATCGTCTCCGAGATCACCAACCCCTTCTTTCCCGAATTGATTCAAGAGTTTGAGCGCGTCGCCGTCGAGCGCGGCTACGAGATCCTCATCGCCTCCACCTCCCACGACCCCGCAAAAATGGAGGTCGTAGCCCGCCGCATGCTCGAGCGCAAAGTCGACGGCGTCGCCATCATGACCTTCGGCTTCGGCGAGACCTTCATCGAGCGCTTCGCCGCCATCGATATCCCCTCGATCTTCATCGACTCCCCCTCAAAACAGCCCCGCAGCTCCACCCTCAGCGTCGACTACCGCGAAGGCCTCTACGAGGCCGTCCAGCACCTCGCCGTCCTCGGCCACCGCAAAATCGGCTTCATCACAGGGCCTTTGCATCTCGTCTCCGCGCAGGCCCGTAGGACCGCCTTCCTCGACTGCCTCAAATCCTCCGGGCTCCCCGCGGAAAAGAGCTGGATCATCGAAGGCGACCACACCCTCGACGGCGGACGCGACGCCATGAACAAGATCCTCGCGCTCAACCACTGGCCCACCGCCATCATGTGCTCGAACGACATGACCGCCATCGGCGTCCAGCACGCACTCTTCGAGGCTAAGCTCAGGGTTCCAGAGGACTTCTCCCTGATCGGCTTCGACAACATCCATCTCGCCGAATACACCATCCCGCCCCTCACCACCATCCGCATGTCCTGCAAGGACCTCGCCCAGAAAGCCGTCCGAAGCCTCCTCTCCCACCTCCAGCCCGACGGCCGTCCGGAAACGGAGGCAGTGATCCCAACCCGCCTCATCGTCCGTCAGACCACAGGCGCCCCAAAAGCCAGTGAAACAACCGCCAAACCGGCGAAGAAGAAGGCACGCTAG
- a CDS encoding TonB-dependent receptor: protein MLLLCALAWLAVTRAALASEYRGAVTFGGLPVPGAVVTASQGNKKVVAITDMRGVYAFGDLPDGRWTITIDMMCFETQKMDVVIAPGGPMAAFEMKLLTLAQIRSALKPGAGIITPVPQFKGVPAAGPETADDIKQQAAEGLLINGSVNNAATSKYTLAPQFGNRRNGGKSLYNGGAGFTFDNSALNAQPYALSGAPVSKVSYNRFTGVFTFGGPIKIPHVLRNGPNFFVAYSIARDHDASILPALVPDAAARTGDFTHVVDASGKPIVLTGYPTGIVPVSAQAASLLQYYPLPNLVGDARYNYQTPIVTDTQQDSLQTRLNKQIGRKDNVFGDFAFQKTKTTSPNLFAFIDTNQALGLTSSVNWSHRFSPRLGTTLGYKFSRLSTRSTPYWENRLNVSGVAGIHGNNQDAMNWGPPSISFSSGIYGLSDAQASFNRNRTEAISPSAQWSHRGHNLSFGIDFRRQEFNYLQQQNARGSFAFSGATTGSDLADFLIGIPYTSALSTGNADKYLRESVYDAYVSDDWRVSPQFTLNVGLRWEYGAPITELKNRLVNLDITPGFAAVTPVVAGTPLGPLTGQQLPNSLVKPDKTHVQPRVGLSWRPIPGSSLVVHAGYGIYADTSVYQSAALQLAQQAPFAKSLSVQNSAACPLTLANGFNACSTTTADLFAVDPNFRVGYAQTWNVSAQKDLPGSLQGTLSYLGIKGTRGNQEFFPNTYALGGVATGAPVGFAYLTSNGNSTREQGQAQLRRRLHNGLTASVQYTYSKSVDNDAALGGQGPVTPGATTTSASNVAYAQDWRNLRAERSRSTFDQRHLVNATLQYTTGMGIGGHSLMNGWRGAAYKEWTVQTTLSVGSGLPETPIYGLALPGTGHTGNLRPDVTGVALYQSSPGYFLNASAYTAPVAGRFGTAGRNSITGPSQFTMNASASRTFRLNHRFNLDARVDATNVLNHVTYTAYNTLLLFSQQTAAAGTPVTQTNSQFGAPSSTNGMRSLQTTVRVRF from the coding sequence ATGCTGCTGCTATGCGCCTTGGCATGGCTGGCAGTCACGCGGGCTGCGCTGGCCTCAGAGTATCGCGGCGCGGTGACGTTTGGCGGACTGCCCGTACCCGGGGCCGTGGTCACGGCCTCGCAGGGCAACAAGAAAGTGGTTGCCATCACCGACATGCGTGGCGTGTATGCCTTTGGCGATCTGCCTGACGGGCGTTGGACGATCACCATCGACATGATGTGCTTCGAGACGCAGAAGATGGATGTTGTTATCGCGCCTGGTGGCCCGATGGCAGCATTTGAGATGAAGCTGTTGACGCTCGCGCAGATACGCAGCGCGTTGAAGCCGGGGGCAGGCATCATTACTCCGGTTCCGCAGTTCAAGGGCGTCCCCGCGGCAGGTCCGGAGACGGCGGACGATATCAAGCAGCAGGCCGCGGAAGGGCTCTTGATCAACGGAAGCGTGAACAACGCCGCTACCTCGAAATACACGCTGGCACCGCAGTTCGGCAACCGCCGCAATGGCGGCAAGAGTCTCTACAACGGTGGTGCGGGATTCACGTTCGACAACTCGGCACTGAACGCGCAGCCCTACGCGCTGAGTGGCGCGCCGGTATCGAAGGTGAGCTACAACCGCTTTACCGGGGTGTTCACGTTTGGCGGCCCGATCAAGATTCCCCATGTGCTGCGCAATGGCCCGAACTTCTTCGTGGCCTACAGCATTGCGCGGGATCACGATGCTTCGATCCTTCCGGCACTGGTGCCGGATGCAGCAGCGAGAACGGGGGACTTCACGCATGTGGTCGACGCGTCCGGCAAGCCCATCGTATTGACGGGCTATCCCACGGGCATCGTGCCGGTGAGCGCTCAGGCCGCTTCCTTGTTGCAGTACTATCCGCTGCCGAACCTCGTGGGGGATGCCCGCTACAACTACCAGACGCCCATCGTCACCGATACGCAACAGGATTCATTACAAACCCGCCTTAACAAGCAAATCGGAAGGAAAGACAACGTATTTGGCGACTTTGCATTCCAGAAGACAAAGACGACCTCGCCGAATCTCTTTGCCTTTATCGATACCAACCAGGCACTTGGACTGACCTCCAGCGTCAACTGGTCGCACCGCTTCAGCCCGCGGCTTGGAACCACTCTCGGATATAAGTTCAGCCGCCTTTCGACACGAAGCACTCCCTACTGGGAGAATCGGTTGAACGTCTCCGGTGTCGCGGGCATCCATGGCAACAACCAGGACGCAATGAACTGGGGCCCGCCCTCGATCTCGTTCTCGAGCGGCATCTACGGCCTCTCCGACGCGCAGGCATCATTCAACCGCAATCGCACAGAGGCGATCTCTCCCTCGGCACAGTGGTCACATCGCGGACACAATCTTTCCTTCGGCATCGACTTCAGGCGCCAGGAATTCAACTATCTGCAGCAGCAGAACGCGCGCGGCTCCTTTGCTTTTTCAGGCGCGACGACGGGCTCGGACCTCGCGGACTTCCTGATCGGCATACCCTACACCAGTGCGCTCAGCACCGGCAATGCAGACAAGTATCTCCGCGAGTCTGTCTATGATGCCTACGTCTCGGACGACTGGCGCGTCAGCCCTCAGTTCACGCTGAACGTCGGCCTGCGCTGGGAGTATGGTGCCCCGATCACGGAGCTCAAGAACAGGCTGGTGAATCTCGACATCACCCCGGGATTCGCAGCGGTAACGCCTGTGGTCGCCGGTACGCCTCTTGGACCGCTGACTGGCCAACAACTGCCCAACTCGCTGGTGAAACCGGATAAGACGCATGTGCAGCCGCGCGTCGGTCTCTCGTGGAGGCCTATCCCAGGATCGTCCCTCGTCGTGCACGCGGGCTATGGCATCTACGCCGACACGTCGGTGTATCAATCGGCAGCCCTGCAGTTGGCGCAGCAGGCGCCGTTTGCGAAGAGCTTGAGCGTACAGAACTCCGCTGCCTGCCCCTTGACGCTGGCGAATGGATTCAACGCGTGCTCGACGACGACAGCGGATCTCTTCGCGGTCGATCCCAACTTCCGCGTTGGCTACGCGCAGACATGGAATGTCTCCGCGCAGAAGGATCTGCCGGGATCGCTGCAGGGAACGCTCAGCTACCTCGGGATCAAGGGCACACGCGGCAATCAGGAGTTCTTCCCCAACACCTACGCGCTTGGCGGCGTCGCAACGGGCGCTCCTGTCGGCTTTGCCTACCTGACCTCGAATGGAAATTCGACACGCGAACAGGGACAGGCACAGCTACGGCGCAGACTGCACAACGGGCTTACGGCTTCGGTGCAATACACCTACTCGAAGTCGGTCGATAACGATGCTGCACTCGGTGGCCAGGGACCGGTCACTCCCGGTGCGACGACGACGTCAGCGAGCAACGTGGCCTATGCCCAGGACTGGCGCAATCTCCGTGCAGAGCGATCGCGATCGACCTTCGATCAGAGACATCTGGTGAATGCAACCTTGCAGTACACGACGGGCATGGGAATCGGCGGTCACTCGTTGATGAATGGCTGGCGTGGTGCGGCCTATAAGGAGTGGACGGTGCAGACGACGTTGAGTGTAGGCAGCGGCTTGCCGGAGACGCCTATCTACGGCCTTGCGCTGCCGGGCACGGGACACACAGGCAATCTGCGGCCCGACGTCACGGGAGTCGCACTCTATCAGTCCTCGCCCGGATACTTCCTGAACGCGTCGGCTTACACGGCCCCGGTTGCCGGTCGGTTTGGGACGGCTGGCAGGAACTCGATTACAGGTCCGAGTCAGTTCACCATGAACGCCTCGGCCTCGCGAACGTTCCGGTTGAATCACCGGTTCAATCTGGACGCGCGGGTCGACGCAACGAATGTGCTGAATCACGTTACATATACGGCATACAACACGCTCCTTCTGTTCAGCCAGCAGACAGCGGCGGCTGGAACGCCGGTGACGCAGACGAACTCGCAGTTTGGAGCACCTTCGTCAACGAACGGAATGCGAAGCCTGCAAACTACAGTCCGGGTGAGGTTCTGA